The Cellulomonas fulva genome includes a window with the following:
- a CDS encoding AI-2E family transporter — MTQDQPDVGAGAPAPASSYTLRALVALAATFVLLAGLWWARGFVGPVALAAVVVVIVHPLRFGLERRGWPRGAATTVVVLSGWLVLALIAALIAFAVARFGSMVADYGPELRSALDDARSWLASAGLDGAATDAASRALDPQRLLGVATHLGSSAVAVAGALFLVFAYVLFMAADGARYSTASSLFGGERGPAIARAESYTRGVRRYYVVNATFGAVVAVLDGIALAILGVPAPVVWAILAFVTNFVPNIGFVLGLIPPAILALVVGGWPMMLAVVAIYCVVNVVLQVLVQPKVVSDAVDLSLTLSFASVTFWTFVLGPLGAILSIPLTLLVRTLLLEPDGSAGWLRWLSGDRAAVPVVPAAPTAPTAPAVPTTGERSHQHEGTEAGPSADPV, encoded by the coding sequence GTGACGCAGGACCAGCCCGACGTCGGCGCGGGGGCACCCGCGCCCGCCTCGTCGTACACGCTCCGCGCCCTCGTCGCGCTCGCCGCGACGTTCGTCCTGCTGGCCGGGCTGTGGTGGGCGCGTGGGTTCGTCGGTCCGGTGGCGCTCGCCGCGGTCGTCGTCGTCATCGTGCACCCGCTGCGGTTCGGTCTCGAGCGCCGGGGCTGGCCCCGCGGTGCCGCGACCACGGTGGTGGTCCTCAGCGGGTGGCTCGTCCTGGCGCTCATCGCCGCGCTGATCGCCTTCGCGGTGGCCCGGTTCGGGTCGATGGTGGCCGACTACGGGCCCGAGCTCCGCTCCGCGCTCGACGACGCGCGGTCGTGGCTGGCGTCGGCCGGCCTCGACGGCGCGGCGACCGACGCCGCATCCCGCGCGCTCGACCCGCAGCGGCTGCTCGGGGTCGCCACCCACCTCGGCTCGTCGGCGGTCGCGGTCGCCGGCGCGCTGTTCCTGGTCTTCGCGTACGTGCTGTTCATGGCGGCCGACGGCGCGCGCTACAGCACGGCGTCGAGCCTGTTCGGCGGCGAGCGGGGACCGGCCATCGCGCGCGCCGAGAGCTACACGCGGGGCGTGCGGCGGTACTACGTGGTCAACGCGACCTTCGGTGCCGTCGTCGCGGTCCTGGACGGCATCGCGCTCGCGATCCTCGGCGTCCCCGCGCCGGTGGTGTGGGCGATCCTCGCGTTCGTCACCAACTTCGTCCCGAACATCGGCTTCGTGCTGGGCCTGATCCCGCCCGCGATCCTCGCGCTCGTCGTCGGCGGCTGGCCCATGATGCTCGCGGTCGTCGCCATCTACTGCGTCGTCAACGTGGTGCTGCAGGTGCTCGTCCAGCCCAAGGTCGTGAGCGACGCGGTCGACCTCAGCCTCACGCTCAGCTTCGCGTCGGTGACGTTCTGGACCTTCGTGCTGGGTCCCCTCGGGGCGATCCTCTCGATCCCGCTCACGCTCCTGGTCCGCACGCTGCTGCTCGAGCCGGACGGCTCGGCGGGGTGGCTGCGGTGGCTCTCGGGCGACCGCGCCGCGGTGCCGGTGGTGCCGGCGGCGCCCACCGCACCGACGGCACCCGCCGTGCCGACGACCGGTGAGCGATCTCACCAGCACGAGGGCACGGAGGCCGGACCCTCGGCCGATCCCGTGTGA
- a CDS encoding pectate lyase family protein, producing MGRSRYRDARPLRRTTATVAVAAIGALVLTAAPAVAGRGHEGHGHGREPGPTRLDLALARQVLPDGDGWGSAGEGTTGGSAAPTHVTVTDRAELVAAVAGDEPKIVFVAGTIDANTDDAGNPLTCEDYARDGFSYDDYLAAYDPAVWGWDSEPSGPVEDARVASMAAQRERIEIKIGANTTLVGLRGAEITGAALQIKDVDNVIVRGLTLTDAYDCFPAWDPTDGETGNWNSEWDLLTVYGATNVWIDHNDLSDGDNLDAVQPVEFGRPMQAHDGLLDIVRASDYVTVSWNDFHDHDKVMLIGNSDSRTTDRGLLRVTLHHNEFRDLGQRTPRVRYGQVDVYNNSYVSSPRDDYEYVYSWGLGVESQLVAEKNAFTGPVDPATVIGVYKGTRVTENGNVVNLRPVDLLGAYNAAHDATIGDDAGWTPTLRRHVTSAYAVPLVVGLLAGPSGLAGR from the coding sequence ATGGGACGAAGCAGGTATCGCGACGCGCGGCCGCTGCGCAGGACGACGGCGACCGTGGCGGTCGCGGCGATCGGCGCGCTCGTGCTGACGGCGGCCCCCGCTGTCGCCGGGCGCGGGCACGAGGGGCACGGCCACGGCCGCGAGCCGGGCCCGACGCGGCTCGACCTCGCGCTCGCGCGCCAGGTGCTGCCGGACGGCGACGGCTGGGGCTCGGCGGGGGAGGGCACCACCGGCGGATCGGCCGCGCCGACGCACGTCACGGTGACGGACCGGGCCGAGCTCGTCGCGGCCGTGGCGGGCGACGAGCCGAAGATCGTCTTCGTCGCCGGCACCATCGACGCGAACACCGACGACGCAGGCAACCCCCTGACCTGCGAGGACTACGCGCGTGACGGGTTCTCCTACGACGACTACCTCGCCGCCTACGACCCCGCGGTCTGGGGCTGGGACAGCGAGCCGTCGGGGCCGGTCGAGGACGCGCGCGTCGCGTCGATGGCCGCGCAGCGCGAGCGGATCGAGATCAAGATCGGTGCCAACACGACGCTCGTCGGGCTGCGCGGCGCGGAGATCACCGGTGCGGCGCTGCAGATCAAGGACGTCGACAACGTGATCGTCCGCGGTCTCACGCTCACGGACGCGTACGACTGCTTCCCCGCGTGGGACCCGACCGACGGGGAGACGGGCAACTGGAACTCGGAGTGGGACCTGCTGACGGTCTACGGCGCCACGAACGTCTGGATCGACCACAACGACCTGTCCGACGGTGACAACCTCGACGCGGTTCAGCCGGTCGAGTTCGGCCGGCCGATGCAGGCGCACGACGGGCTCCTCGACATCGTCCGCGCGTCCGACTACGTCACGGTCTCGTGGAACGACTTCCACGACCACGACAAGGTCATGCTCATCGGCAACAGCGACTCCCGGACCACCGACCGCGGGCTTCTGCGCGTGACGCTGCACCACAACGAGTTCCGCGACCTCGGGCAGCGCACGCCGCGCGTGCGGTACGGCCAGGTCGACGTCTACAACAACAGCTACGTCTCCTCGCCGCGGGACGACTACGAGTACGTCTACAGCTGGGGGCTGGGCGTCGAGTCGCAGCTGGTCGCCGAGAAGAACGCGTTCACGGGGCCGGTCGACCCCGCGACGGTGATCGGGGTCTACAAGGGCACGAGGGTCACCGAGAACGGCAACGTCGTGAACCTGCGTCCGGTCGACCTGCTGGGCGCGTACAACGCGGCGCACGACGCGACGATCGGCGACGACGCCGGGTGGACGCCGACGCTGCGTCGCCACGTGACCTCGGCGTACGCCGTCCCGCTCGTGGTCGGCCTGCTCGCCGGACCGTCCGGTCTCGCGGGTCGCTGA
- a CDS encoding DMT family transporter: MAWAVLVVSGVLEAVWATALGRSQGLHRPVPTVVFAVALVASMAGLAYAMRSLPTGTAYAVWVGIGATGTVAWAMLTGAEPVSLVRVLLLLGIVGCVVGLKVVH; the protein is encoded by the coding sequence ATGGCATGGGCCGTTCTCGTCGTGTCCGGGGTTCTCGAGGCGGTGTGGGCCACCGCGCTCGGGCGCTCGCAGGGGCTGCACCGTCCGGTGCCGACCGTCGTGTTCGCCGTCGCGCTGGTCGCCAGCATGGCCGGGCTCGCGTACGCGATGCGCAGCCTCCCCACCGGCACGGCGTACGCCGTCTGGGTCGGCATCGGGGCGACCGGCACCGTGGCGTGGGCCATGCTCACGGGCGCCGAGCCGGTGAGCCTCGTGCGCGTGCTGCTGCTGCTCGGCATCGTGGGCTGCGTCGTCGGGCTCAAGGTCGTCCACTGA
- a CDS encoding MmcQ/YjbR family DNA-binding protein translates to MAVIEDARPLGRSLERSYEVVVRGRLKFRVGPMVYVAFSVDESVMGFAFPREERAALVSSDPRTFQMPSVADARFNWVHAALAELDPTEARELVVDAWRMVVPQKLSRAYDLAHPDGPG, encoded by the coding sequence GTGGCGGTGATCGAGGACGCCCGGCCGCTGGGACGCAGCCTGGAACGCTCGTACGAGGTCGTCGTGAGAGGGAGGCTGAAGTTCCGCGTCGGCCCGATGGTCTACGTCGCGTTCTCGGTCGACGAGAGCGTGATGGGGTTCGCCTTTCCTCGGGAGGAGCGGGCGGCGCTGGTGTCGAGCGACCCGCGCACGTTCCAGATGCCGTCGGTGGCCGACGCGCGGTTCAACTGGGTGCACGCCGCGCTCGCGGAGCTGGACCCGACCGAGGCGCGCGAGCTGGTCGTCGACGCCTGGCGCATGGTGGTCCCCCAGAAGCTGTCCCGCGCCTACGACCTCGCCCACCCGGACGGTCCGGGCTGA
- a CDS encoding alpha-amylase family glycosyl hydrolase yields MEPEVTRPPEPDWVAHAIWWHVYPLGAVGAFPADPPPSPDEHRLLRLVPWLDHVVRLGASGILLGPVFASVTHGYDTVDHGRLDPRLGEEADFDELVAQAHARGLRVALDGVFNHVSREHPLARRALAEGPASEAGSWFRWRDGDHGPELDDFEGHGALVALDHASPRVADLVTEAMSHWSDRGADAWRLDAAYAVPPAFWASVLPRVRERHPDVWTSAEVIHGDYAGFVAASGVDSVTQYELWKAIWSSLEDANLYELDHALGRHSQMLASFVPTTFVGNHDVTRIASRITDERHRAHAVVLLATLGGTPTVYAGDELGFRGVKEDRAGGDDAVRPPFPDGGPDTLLLPDEGVRRLHQELIGLRRRHPWLHRATSTTLHLGNRGLVVEQRAGDAALVVALNLDDEPLPLPDGTRHLAPLAASDGSGPTHVAPHGWLVLGPGPDR; encoded by the coding sequence CTGGAACCCGAGGTCACGCGCCCGCCCGAGCCGGACTGGGTCGCGCACGCGATCTGGTGGCACGTCTATCCCTTGGGCGCCGTCGGCGCGTTCCCCGCGGACCCGCCGCCCAGCCCCGACGAGCACCGCCTCCTGCGCCTGGTGCCCTGGCTCGACCACGTGGTGCGGCTCGGGGCGTCCGGCATCCTGCTCGGCCCGGTGTTCGCGTCCGTGACCCACGGCTACGACACGGTGGACCACGGACGGCTCGACCCGCGGCTGGGCGAGGAGGCCGACTTCGACGAGCTCGTGGCCCAGGCGCACGCGCGCGGCCTGCGGGTGGCGCTCGACGGCGTCTTCAACCACGTCTCGCGGGAGCACCCGCTGGCGCGTCGTGCGCTCGCGGAAGGCCCGGCCAGCGAGGCGGGCTCGTGGTTCCGCTGGCGCGACGGTGACCACGGCCCGGAGCTGGACGACTTCGAGGGCCACGGCGCGCTCGTCGCGCTCGACCACGCCTCCCCCCGGGTCGCGGACCTGGTCACCGAGGCGATGAGCCACTGGTCGGACCGCGGCGCCGACGCGTGGCGGCTCGACGCGGCGTACGCGGTGCCGCCCGCGTTCTGGGCGTCCGTGCTGCCGCGGGTGCGCGAGCGCCACCCGGACGTCTGGACGTCGGCGGAGGTCATCCACGGCGACTACGCGGGCTTCGTCGCCGCGTCCGGCGTCGACAGCGTCACGCAGTACGAGCTGTGGAAGGCGATCTGGTCCAGCCTCGAGGACGCCAACCTCTACGAGCTCGACCACGCGCTGGGCCGGCACTCGCAGATGCTCGCCTCGTTCGTCCCGACGACGTTCGTCGGGAACCACGACGTGACGCGCATCGCGAGCCGCATCACCGACGAGCGGCACCGGGCGCACGCGGTGGTCCTGCTCGCCACGCTGGGCGGCACCCCCACCGTCTACGCCGGCGACGAGCTCGGGTTCCGCGGCGTCAAGGAGGACCGGGCCGGCGGTGACGACGCCGTGCGGCCACCGTTCCCCGACGGCGGGCCGGACACGCTGCTGCTGCCCGACGAGGGTGTGCGGCGGCTCCACCAGGAGCTGATCGGTCTGCGCAGGCGCCACCCGTGGCTGCACCGCGCGACGTCGACGACGCTGCACCTGGGCAACCGGGGGCTCGTGGTCGAGCAGCGCGCGGGGGACGCGGCCCTCGTCGTCGCGCTGAACCTGGACGACGAGCCGTTGCCCCTGCCCGACGGGACGCGTCACCTGGCGCCGCTCGCCGCGAGCGACGGCAGCGGCCCGACGCACGTCGCCCCGCACGGGTGGCTGGTCCTGGGCCCCGGACCGGACCGCTGA
- the der gene encoding ribosome biogenesis GTPase Der → MSEPEVDFVLPDEAGDAERERALRAGLAEYELEDEDLALLTGEGGDGEDGKVETALPVLAIVGRPNVGKSTLVNRILGRREAVVEDKPGVTRDRVSYPAEWSGTRFTLVDTGGWEIDVAGIDARVAEQAEVAIALADAVVFVVDATVGSTDTDEQVVRLLRRSGKPVVLCANKVDGPAAEADAAALWGLGLGEPHPVSALHGRGTGDLLDAILDALPEVSAHGVLRPQGPRRVALVGRPNVGKSSLLNKVAGTERVVVDDVAGTTRDPVDELIELKGVPWVFVDTAGIRRRVHQTQGADFYASLRTQAAIEKAEVAVVLLDASEPMTEQDTRVVQQVIDAGRALVIAYNKWDLMDEDRRPYLEREIEKELVQVTWAPRVNISAKTGWHAERLVPALERSLESWDTRISTGRLNAFLGELVAAHPHPVRGGKQPRILFATQASTRPPRFVVFTTGFLDPGYRRYIERRLRETFGFEGTPITISVRVREKRKR, encoded by the coding sequence ATGAGTGAGCCTGAGGTCGACTTCGTGCTGCCCGACGAGGCCGGGGACGCCGAGCGTGAGCGCGCCCTGCGGGCCGGCCTCGCGGAGTACGAGCTGGAGGACGAGGACCTCGCGCTCCTCACCGGCGAGGGTGGCGACGGCGAGGACGGCAAGGTCGAGACGGCGCTGCCCGTGCTCGCGATCGTCGGCCGGCCGAACGTGGGCAAGTCGACCCTCGTCAACCGCATCCTGGGCCGCCGCGAGGCGGTCGTCGAGGACAAGCCCGGCGTGACGCGCGACCGCGTGAGCTACCCCGCCGAGTGGTCCGGCACCCGGTTCACCCTCGTCGACACCGGCGGCTGGGAGATCGACGTCGCCGGGATCGACGCCCGCGTCGCCGAGCAGGCGGAGGTCGCCATCGCGCTGGCCGACGCGGTCGTCTTCGTCGTCGACGCGACCGTGGGCTCCACGGACACCGACGAGCAGGTGGTCCGCCTCCTGCGCCGCTCGGGCAAGCCCGTGGTGCTGTGCGCCAACAAGGTCGACGGCCCCGCGGCCGAGGCGGACGCGGCGGCGCTGTGGGGCCTGGGCCTCGGCGAGCCGCACCCCGTCTCGGCGCTGCACGGCCGCGGCACGGGCGACCTGCTGGACGCCATCCTCGACGCCCTCCCGGAGGTCTCCGCGCACGGGGTCCTGCGGCCGCAGGGACCGCGTCGCGTGGCGCTCGTCGGACGGCCCAACGTGGGCAAGTCCTCCCTGCTGAACAAGGTCGCGGGCACCGAGCGCGTCGTGGTCGACGACGTCGCGGGCACCACGCGGGACCCCGTCGACGAGCTCATCGAGCTCAAGGGCGTGCCGTGGGTCTTCGTCGACACCGCGGGCATCCGGCGCCGGGTGCACCAGACGCAGGGCGCGGACTTCTACGCGAGCCTGCGCACGCAGGCCGCGATCGAGAAGGCCGAGGTCGCGGTGGTGCTGCTCGACGCGTCGGAGCCCATGACCGAGCAGGACACCCGCGTGGTGCAGCAGGTCATCGACGCCGGCCGCGCGCTCGTGATCGCCTACAACAAGTGGGACCTCATGGACGAGGACCGCCGGCCGTACCTCGAGCGCGAGATCGAGAAGGAGCTCGTGCAGGTCACCTGGGCGCCGCGCGTGAACATCTCGGCGAAGACCGGCTGGCACGCCGAGCGGCTGGTCCCGGCTCTCGAGCGGTCCCTCGAGTCGTGGGACACCCGCATCTCGACCGGACGTCTCAACGCGTTCCTCGGCGAGCTGGTCGCGGCGCACCCCCACCCGGTGCGGGGCGGCAAGCAGCCGCGCATCCTGTTCGCCACGCAGGCCTCGACCCGGCCCCCGCGCTTCGTCGTGTTCACCACCGGCTTCCTGGACCCCGGCTACCGCCGCTACATCGAGCGCCGCCTGCGCGAGACCTTCGGGTTCGAGGGCACGCCGATCACGATCTCGGTGCGGGTGCGGGAGAAGCGCAAGCGGTGA
- a CDS encoding VOC family protein, which translates to MSTSTDPRVTTDQVLHPDTVMDAVTLRVGDLERMSSYYADALAMEPIEERTRGREVHRVLGRGTTPMMRLVHTPDLPETDPRQPGLFHTAFLFDDPTSLAATVYRAAQDPASRFVGSSDHSVSEAFYFADPEGNGIELYTDRDRSLWLHAGGELRMDTTYLDPNAFLREHLTQDALDAGAALAGRVGHVHLQVGDIGRAGSFYLDTLGFEATVRGYPGALFASAGGYHHHVAMNVWNSAGAGPRAATLGLADVAVTVPGRDDLDALAARLRARSVEFSDDGRAITARDPWGTQVTVSLPGTTTDEVLAR; encoded by the coding sequence ATGAGCACGTCCACCGACCCGCGGGTCACCACCGACCAGGTCCTGCACCCGGACACGGTCATGGACGCCGTGACGCTGCGCGTGGGCGACCTCGAGCGCATGTCGTCGTACTACGCCGACGCCCTGGCGATGGAGCCGATCGAGGAGCGGACCCGCGGCCGCGAGGTGCACCGCGTGCTCGGTCGCGGCACCACCCCGATGATGCGGCTGGTGCACACGCCGGACCTGCCGGAGACCGACCCGCGACAGCCCGGCCTGTTCCACACCGCGTTCCTCTTCGACGACCCGACGAGCCTCGCTGCGACCGTCTACCGCGCGGCACAGGACCCGGCGAGCCGCTTCGTCGGCTCGAGCGACCACTCGGTGAGCGAGGCGTTCTACTTCGCGGACCCGGAGGGCAACGGGATCGAGCTGTACACCGACCGTGACCGCAGCCTCTGGCTGCACGCCGGCGGCGAGCTCCGGATGGACACCACGTACCTGGACCCGAACGCGTTCCTGCGCGAGCACCTGACCCAGGACGCGCTGGACGCCGGCGCCGCGCTGGCCGGGCGCGTCGGCCACGTGCACCTGCAGGTCGGTGACATCGGCCGCGCGGGGTCCTTCTACCTCGACACGCTCGGGTTCGAGGCGACGGTCCGCGGCTACCCGGGCGCGCTGTTCGCGTCCGCGGGCGGCTACCACCACCACGTCGCGATGAACGTGTGGAACAGCGCGGGGGCCGGCCCGCGCGCCGCGACCCTCGGGCTCGCCGACGTCGCCGTGACGGTGCCGGGCCGCGACGACCTCGACGCCCTCGCCGCGCGGCTGCGCGCACGGTCCGTCGAGTTCTCCGACGACGGCCGCGCGATCACGGCGCGCGACCCGTGGGGCACGCAGGTCACGGTCTCCCTGCCGGGGACGACGACGGACGAGGTGCTGGCGCGCTGA
- a CDS encoding TetR/AcrR family transcriptional regulator: protein MSTSTPPSAALAVRRGRSTREDILEAAVQLFGQVGYRTASLREIASRVGISHPGLLHHFPSKAALLAAVLARRDEVDLAASQADRAAGLPVAEVFARVVERNAARPGIVELFATLSAEATAPDHPAHAYFRERYTTVLAELTADFAELDAAGRLCPGVTPESAARRTVAVMDGLQVQWLLEADRPGTRVDMAAEIRAFYATLAPDPEAS from the coding sequence GTGTCCACCTCCACCCCGCCCTCCGCCGCGCTCGCCGTGCGGCGCGGTCGCTCGACCCGGGAGGACATCCTCGAGGCCGCGGTCCAGCTGTTCGGCCAGGTGGGCTACCGCACCGCCTCGCTGCGCGAGATCGCGTCCCGCGTGGGCATCTCGCACCCGGGGCTGCTGCACCACTTCCCGAGCAAGGCGGCGCTGCTGGCGGCCGTCCTGGCGCGCCGGGACGAGGTGGACCTCGCGGCGTCCCAGGCGGACCGGGCCGCCGGCCTGCCGGTGGCTGAGGTCTTCGCGCGGGTCGTCGAGCGCAACGCGGCCCGTCCCGGCATCGTCGAGCTCTTCGCCACGCTGTCGGCGGAGGCGACCGCGCCCGACCATCCCGCGCACGCGTACTTCCGCGAGCGCTACACCACGGTCCTCGCCGAGCTCACCGCCGACTTCGCGGAGCTCGACGCGGCGGGCCGGCTGTGCCCGGGGGTCACGCCGGAGTCCGCCGCGCGTCGCACCGTCGCCGTGATGGACGGCCTCCAGGTCCAGTGGCTGCTGGAGGCCGACCGTCCGGGCACGCGCGTCGACATGGCGGCCGAGATCCGCGCCTTCTACGCGACGCTCGCGCCCGACCCCGAGGCGTCCTGA
- a CDS encoding beta-glucosidase, with translation MTASESTPFDVEKVLAELTLEEKASLTSGSDFWHTQPVDRVGVPALMVTDGPHGLRKQVASSDHLGLGESVPATCFPTAAALGSSWDVDLVHRVGEALGRETRANDVGVLLGPGVNIKRTPLCGRNFEYVSEDPVVAGEIGTALVDGIQSQGVGTSLKHFAANNQETDRLRISAQVDERTLREIYLPAFERVVTRAQPWTVMCAYNKVNGTYASQDPWLLTTVLRDEWAFEGLVVSDWGAVHDRVPALAAGLDLQMPAAGSRPDDEVVAAVRAGTLDEAVLDQAVRRVLHLVARAQPAVVGTGTFDVDEHHALAREAAAAGTVLLRNEPVDGAPLLPLAEPARTLVVGEFARTPRYQGAGSSQVNPTRLDDALGALRAATAADLPFEPGFTIDGGPSGDDEALLAAAVAAARDAGTVLLFLGLPAPDESEGYDRPRLGLPENQVAALAAIAAVNPRVVVVLANGSAVDLPWRDLAPAVLETWLGGQAGGSAVADVLTGAVEPGGRLTETIPLRLQDTPAFGNFPGEAGEVRYGEGVLVGYRWYDTRELDVAYPFGHGLGYTTFAYGDVVATVRGEGAGSTVDVRVTVTNTGARTGSEVVQVYVRDPQAAVLRPVRELKAFAKVTLAPGESREIALTLTARDLSYWHPGLRRWVVGGGEMVVEVGASSRDVRTTSRVDVVGEPLWGELGVMSTIAEWLAHPVGARLAAPYLTLPEGAPEPDESMQAMIQQMPIKVLLDFGFAPLDRDGLDALVAAANAQDASGSGASVA, from the coding sequence ATGACTGCGTCCGAGAGCACGCCGTTCGACGTCGAGAAGGTCCTGGCCGAGCTGACGCTCGAGGAGAAGGCGTCGCTGACCTCCGGGTCGGACTTCTGGCACACCCAGCCGGTCGACCGCGTCGGCGTCCCCGCGCTCATGGTCACCGACGGGCCGCACGGGCTGCGCAAGCAGGTCGCCTCGTCGGACCACCTGGGCCTGGGGGAGTCGGTCCCGGCGACGTGCTTCCCGACGGCGGCGGCGCTCGGCTCGTCGTGGGACGTCGACCTGGTGCACCGGGTGGGGGAGGCGCTCGGCCGCGAGACCCGCGCGAACGACGTGGGCGTGCTGCTCGGCCCCGGCGTCAACATCAAGCGCACCCCGCTGTGCGGGCGGAACTTCGAGTACGTCTCGGAGGACCCGGTCGTCGCGGGCGAGATCGGCACCGCGCTGGTCGACGGCATCCAGAGCCAGGGCGTGGGCACCTCGCTCAAGCACTTCGCCGCCAACAACCAGGAGACCGACCGGCTGCGCATCTCCGCACAGGTCGACGAGCGGACCCTGCGCGAGATCTACCTGCCGGCGTTCGAGCGCGTGGTCACCCGCGCCCAGCCGTGGACCGTGATGTGCGCGTACAACAAGGTCAACGGCACGTACGCGTCGCAGGACCCGTGGCTGCTCACCACCGTGCTGCGCGACGAGTGGGCGTTCGAGGGCCTCGTCGTCTCCGACTGGGGCGCGGTGCACGACCGCGTCCCCGCGCTGGCGGCCGGACTGGACCTGCAGATGCCCGCGGCGGGGTCGCGCCCGGACGACGAGGTCGTCGCCGCGGTGCGGGCCGGCACGCTCGACGAGGCGGTGCTCGACCAGGCGGTGCGCCGCGTGCTGCACCTCGTCGCCCGCGCGCAGCCCGCGGTCGTCGGCACGGGCACGTTCGACGTCGACGAGCACCACGCGCTGGCGCGCGAGGCCGCGGCCGCCGGCACGGTGCTGCTGCGCAACGAGCCCGTCGACGGCGCCCCGCTCCTGCCGCTCGCCGAGCCGGCGCGCACGCTCGTCGTCGGCGAGTTCGCCCGCACGCCGCGCTACCAGGGCGCGGGCTCCTCTCAGGTCAACCCGACCCGGCTCGACGACGCCCTGGGCGCGCTGCGCGCCGCCACCGCGGCCGACCTGCCCTTCGAGCCCGGGTTCACGATCGACGGCGGCCCGTCGGGGGACGACGAGGCCCTGCTCGCGGCGGCCGTCGCCGCGGCGCGCGACGCGGGCACGGTCCTGCTGTTCCTCGGCCTGCCCGCACCGGACGAGTCCGAGGGGTACGACCGGCCGCGGCTCGGCCTCCCCGAGAACCAGGTCGCGGCGCTCGCGGCGATCGCCGCGGTCAACCCCCGCGTGGTCGTCGTGCTCGCGAACGGGTCCGCCGTCGACCTGCCGTGGCGCGACCTCGCGCCGGCCGTGCTGGAGACGTGGCTGGGCGGTCAGGCGGGCGGCTCCGCGGTCGCCGACGTCCTCACCGGCGCGGTCGAGCCCGGCGGGCGCCTCACGGAGACCATCCCGCTGCGGCTGCAGGACACACCGGCGTTCGGCAACTTCCCCGGCGAGGCGGGCGAGGTCCGGTACGGCGAGGGCGTGCTCGTCGGGTACCGGTGGTACGACACCCGCGAGCTCGACGTCGCCTACCCCTTCGGCCACGGCCTCGGCTACACCACGTTCGCGTACGGCGACGTCGTCGCCACGGTCCGCGGCGAGGGAGCGGGCTCGACGGTCGACGTGCGCGTGACGGTCACCAACACGGGAGCCCGGACCGGCTCCGAGGTGGTGCAGGTGTACGTACGGGACCCGCAGGCCGCGGTCCTGCGGCCGGTCCGCGAGCTCAAGGCGTTCGCCAAGGTCACGCTCGCGCCCGGCGAGTCGCGCGAGATCGCGCTCACGCTCACCGCGCGCGACCTGTCCTACTGGCACCCCGGGCTGCGGCGCTGGGTGGTCGGGGGCGGCGAGATGGTCGTCGAGGTCGGCGCGTCGTCCCGCGACGTCCGCACGACGAGCCGCGTCGACGTGGTCGGCGAGCCGCTCTGGGGCGAGCTCGGCGTGATGTCCACCATCGCCGAGTGGCTCGCGCACCCCGTGGGCGCTCGACTGGCGGCGCCCTACCTCACGCTGCCCGAGGGTGCGCCCGAGCCGGACGAGAGCATGCAGGCGATGATCCAGCAGATGCCCATCAAGGTGCTGCTCGACTTCGGGTTCGCGCCGCTGGACCGCGACGGGCTCGACGCGCTCGTGGCCGCGGCGAACGCTCAGGACGCCTCGGGGTCGGGCGCGAGCGTCGCGTAG